The following nucleotide sequence is from Opitutia bacterium.
TCACCGCCAAGGCCCGCGGCGGCGACGTCCGCATCGTCTACTCGCCCCTTGACGCCGTCGGCATCGCCAAGGCCAACCCCGCGAAGCAAGTCGTGTTCTTCGCCGTCGGCTTCGAAACGACCGCGCCCGCCAACGCCATGTCCGTGCTCCTCGCCGAACGCGACGGCGTGAAGAATTTCTCCATCCTCACCTCGCACGTCCTCGTGCCGCCCGCGATGCGCGCCATCCTCGGCGCGCCCGACAACCGCGTGCAAGGCTTCCTCGCCGCCGGCCACGTCTGCACGATCATGGGCACCGAGGAATACGGCCCCATCGCCCGCGACTACCGCGCCCCGATCATCATCACCGGCTTCGAACCGGTGGACATCCTCGAAGGCATTTTGCTCTGCGTGAAACAGCTCGAGTGCGGCCGCACCGAAGTGGAAAACGCCTACTCCCGCGCCGTCCGCACCGAAGGCAACACCCACGCCCGCACGATCGTCGAAACCGTCTTTGAAATCGCCGACCGCGACTGGCGCGGCATCGGCGTGATCCCGCAAAGCGGCCTCGCCGTCCGGGAGAAATACGCCGCCTACGACGCCGCAAAACGCTTCCCGCTCACGACCTCGAACGCCAACGGCTGCACCGAATGCATCAGCGGCGAGATCATGCGCGGCGTGAAGAAGCCGCACGACTGCCCCGCCTTCGGCACGCGCTGCACGCCCGAGTCCCCGCTCGGCGCCCCCATGGTCAGCAGCGAAGGCGCCTGCGCCGCCTACTACCGCTACCGCAGCCGCGCCCTGGAGCCGGCCACCCCGTAGCGCCGCTCTCCGGCCGGCCCAGTTTTTCTGGATTCACAAATCGAAGGTAGCGCCGTGGCGCCGCAGCCAGTCTTTGCGCTCGGCGTAGGCGGGCATCACCTTGTCGACCTCGTTCCAAAACGCGGCGGTGTGGTCGAGGTGATGATGGTGGCAGAGCTCGTGAACGACGATGTAGTCGATGACCTGCGGCGGAGCCATCATGCACTTCCAATGAAACGCCACGTTCCCCGTCGGCGAGTAGGACGCCCAGCGATGGCCGAGTTCGCGCACGGCGAGGCGGCGCACCGGCGCGGCGACCTTCGGGGCGAAATACGCCACGCGTTCCGTGAGCCAGGCGCGACCGCGAGCAATGTAGTAGTTTCGAAACGCCGCTCGCGCCGCGGCCACGGCGCCGCGCTCGGCGAGATCGCGCCGCAGGCAGAAACGGCCGGCGCGCAGGCGCAACGGCTCCTCCTGATCGGCCACGAGCAGCAGGCGGTAGGAGCGGCCGAGATAAAGGAAACCTTCGCCGTTGCGAAACTCGCGCAGGACGCGCGTGGCGTTGAGGTCGCGCCACTCGGCGAGATTGCGATAGATCCACGGGCGCTTCGCCGCAACGAGGGCGGCGATGCGCGCGTCGTTCGCGTCTTGCGGGGCGCGCACGAGCAGCCGGCCGTCGCGCTCGATCACGATGTCGGCGGTGCGGCGCCGGCTGCGCACGATTTCGTAGGTGAACGCGGGATCGGCGGGACGGATCATCGCGTCAGCTCCTGATGGCGTTTCTCGGCGAGATTCACGATCTCGACGGCGAGGCGCTCGTGCAGCACCGCCAGCTCCGGCAGCTCGGCGAGCAGTATCTCGGTGGCGATCGCCCCGCGGAGTTTTTTCACCTCGATCGGTTTTTTCCAGAAATCGACGATGTCGATCCGCTCCTGGAAAATCTCGACGATGCGGCGCAGCAGCGCGGTGAGCGCGGGCTCGTGCGCGGCGGGTGCGATGCCCTCGGCATAGGCGAGTTGCACGACGAAGTCGTAGAAAGCCGTCGCTTCGCGGCTCAGGCCGGCGCGAGCGGTGGTGCGTCCGGCCTCGGCTTCGCGACGGAGCTGCTCGCAGCCGGCGACGATGGCTTCCCAATTATTCTTCTGCTGCTGGAGCAGGCGTTCGAGTTTGTCGCTCAGGCGCTGGTAGAAGGCGGGGTCCTCGTCGAAGTGGACGGTGCAGTGCTTGCGGATCGCGTGCTCCATCTCGCTGGCCTTGGCCTCGGCGTTGCCGCCGGCGTGCTGTTGCACGCGGGCGAGGAAATCGGGTGAGAGCAGTTCGACGGGCGGGATGCGCGGGTCGATGCCGAGCTCGATCAAGTGCTCGTTGATGAGCGCTTTCACCTTCGCGCCGGC
It contains:
- the hypD gene encoding hydrogenase formation protein HypD: MKYVDEYRDAALVRKLADAITRAATRPWTIMEICGGQTHAIVKFGLDDLLPKNITLVHGPGCPVCVTSADLIDQAVELTLQHGAILCSFGDMLRVPGNGIDLLTAKARGGDVRIVYSPLDAVGIAKANPAKQVVFFAVGFETTAPANAMSVLLAERDGVKNFSILTSHVLVPPAMRAILGAPDNRVQGFLAAGHVCTIMGTEEYGPIARDYRAPIIITGFEPVDILEGILLCVKQLECGRTEVENAYSRAVRTEGNTHARTIVETVFEIADRDWRGIGVIPQSGLAVREKYAAYDAAKRFPLTTSNANGCTECISGEIMRGVKKPHDCPAFGTRCTPESPLGAPMVSSEGACAAYYRYRSRALEPATP
- a CDS encoding M48 family metallopeptidase; the encoded protein is MIRPADPAFTYEIVRSRRRTADIVIERDGRLLVRAPQDANDARIAALVAAKRPWIYRNLAEWRDLNATRVLREFRNGEGFLYLGRSYRLLLVADQEEPLRLRAGRFCLRRDLAERGAVAAARAAFRNYYIARGRAWLTERVAYFAPKVAAPVRRLAVRELGHRWASYSPTGNVAFHWKCMMAPPQVIDYIVVHELCHHHHLDHTAAFWNEVDKVMPAYAERKDWLRRHGATFDL